One Chryseobacterium indoltheticum DNA segment encodes these proteins:
- a CDS encoding DUF1349 domain-containing protein, whose protein sequence is MKKILIRLSLVFAFFQGLKAQSLEKMTWFNEPQEWEIKDKKLTMNVTPQSDYWRISHYGFTVDDAPFYYSTYGGEFETKVKITGNYKARFDQMGLMLRIDEQNYIKAGVEFVDGKFNLSTVVTHKTSDWSVIVLEKTPPFVWIKAVRRLDAVEIFYSFDDKEYVMMRNAYLQDNTPVKVGFMAASPDGNGFKATFENFSVKHLPDQRRLEWLKNNQ, encoded by the coding sequence ATGAAGAAGATTTTAATACGTTTAAGTTTGGTTTTTGCTTTTTTTCAAGGTTTAAAAGCTCAATCTCTTGAAAAAATGACTTGGTTTAATGAGCCGCAGGAATGGGAAATCAAAGATAAAAAACTGACAATGAATGTTACGCCCCAAAGTGATTACTGGAGGATTTCGCATTATGGTTTTACAGTAGATGATGCACCGTTTTATTATTCAACATACGGTGGTGAATTTGAGACGAAAGTGAAAATTACCGGAAATTATAAAGCACGTTTTGATCAGATGGGTTTAATGTTAAGAATCGATGAGCAGAATTATATTAAAGCGGGAGTAGAATTTGTTGATGGAAAATTTAATTTAAGCACGGTTGTTACTCATAAAACAAGCGATTGGAGCGTTATTGTTCTAGAAAAAACGCCACCTTTTGTCTGGATAAAAGCAGTGAGAAGATTGGATGCCGTTGAGATTTTTTATTCGTTTGATGATAAAGAATATGTGATGATGCGAAATGCTTATCTACAGGATAATACGCCTGTAAAAGTCGGTTTTATGGCGGCAAGTCCGGATGGAAACGGTTTCAAAGCTACTTTCGAGAATTTTTCTGTGAAACACTTACCGGATCAGCGACGTTTAGAATGGCTGAAGAATAATCAGTAA
- a CDS encoding response regulator transcription factor, whose product MKNIQSDLNDQLLRQNFTSSEEKEKRQLEDCQEKARNFVELENGIAVLSDLRNDKSYIYAGKFADELNIFKDKNIQEIESIWEKELFDQLNAEDVLQKHVLELQFFQFIKTIPFEQRKDYCVISRLRISEKQNQKSLIHKMFYFSNSDNCNTELSLCLYNFDFFQSDSYTGMIINTANGAIIYQAEVENSAFLSVREKEILKMTQQGKKSKEIAEVLFISINTVNRHRQNIIEKMRVSNTTEACTMASRLKWI is encoded by the coding sequence ATGAAGAATATTCAATCTGATTTAAACGATCAACTTCTCCGCCAGAACTTCACGTCTTCTGAAGAAAAAGAAAAACGACAATTGGAAGACTGTCAGGAAAAAGCGAGAAATTTTGTCGAACTAGAAAATGGAATTGCCGTTTTAAGTGACTTAAGAAACGACAAAAGTTATATTTATGCCGGAAAATTCGCTGATGAGCTCAATATTTTTAAAGATAAAAATATACAGGAAATCGAAAGCATCTGGGAAAAAGAACTTTTTGATCAGCTAAATGCTGAAGATGTTTTGCAAAAGCATGTTTTAGAGCTCCAATTTTTTCAGTTTATCAAAACCATTCCTTTTGAGCAACGCAAAGATTATTGTGTAATCAGCAGGTTAAGAATTTCTGAAAAGCAAAATCAGAAATCATTAATTCATAAAATGTTTTATTTTTCTAATTCTGATAATTGCAATACAGAACTCTCACTTTGCCTTTATAATTTCGACTTTTTTCAATCGGATTCATATACAGGAATGATTATCAATACCGCAAACGGAGCAATAATATATCAAGCTGAAGTTGAAAATTCTGCATTTCTTTCCGTACGTGAAAAGGAAATTTTAAAAATGACTCAGCAAGGCAAAAAAAGCAAAGAAATTGCAGAAGTTTTGTTCATAAGTATTAATACGGTAAATCGTCATCGCCAAAATATTATTGAAAAAATGCGGGTTTCAAATACCACAGAAGCCTGTACAATGGCATCACGATTAAAATGGATCTAA
- a CDS encoding Crp/Fnr family transcriptional regulator, with protein MEKLLNIYTSIEGLSEEEALYHVNKFEKIVFAKKTMILKEGTVEDYLYFIDKGIIRFFVNKVHPTEPPKEVTFSFIAENMFCSAYDSFITRNPCAYNVETVQETVVYRIHFDDIQELYERSKVGNYLGRISAESLYVRKTQREISLLTHSAEERYKNLAKAYPHFIREIPLKHIASYIGITPQALSRIRKQNL; from the coding sequence ATGGAAAAACTGCTGAATATTTACACGAGTATAGAAGGTCTATCTGAGGAAGAAGCTTTGTATCACGTCAACAAATTTGAGAAGATTGTTTTTGCAAAAAAGACAATGATTTTGAAAGAAGGAACGGTAGAAGATTATCTGTATTTTATCGACAAAGGAATTATTCGTTTTTTTGTGAATAAGGTGCATCCAACCGAGCCGCCAAAAGAAGTTACATTTTCTTTTATTGCAGAAAATATGTTCTGCAGCGCTTATGATTCATTTATTACCAGAAATCCTTGTGCGTATAATGTGGAAACAGTGCAGGAAACAGTCGTATACAGAATTCACTTTGATGATATTCAGGAGCTTTATGAAAGAAGTAAAGTCGGAAATTATTTAGGGAGAATCTCCGCCGAGAGTCTGTATGTGCGAAAAACTCAGCGAGAAATATCATTACTTACACACAGCGCAGAAGAGCGTTACAAGAATTTGGCGAAGGCATATCCGCATTTTATCAGGGAAATTCCATTGAAGCATATTGCATCTTACATCGGGATCACTCCACAAGCGTTAAGCCGTATCAGAAAACAGAATTTATGA
- the ligA gene encoding NAD-dependent DNA ligase LigA — MSENIQHKIVQLRKELHQHNENYYLMDEPSISDLEFDLLLKELQDLEAQYPEFYDDNSPTIRVGGGVTKIFPTIQHQFRMYSLDNSYDFDDLADWEKRIIKTIDEPVEFVAELKYDGASISILYENGKLSQAVTRGDGFQGDEITSNVRTISDIPLKLSGDFPERFFMRGEIYLTRKNFDKINKLREEEGLDPFMNPRNTASGSLKMQDSGEVRKRRLSSVLYQFVSDEIPAETHWELLHEAKNWGFKISDQAKLCKNLEEIKEFINFWDTERHNLPFEIDGIVLKVNSIKQQRQLGYTAKSPRWAMAYKFKAEKVETELQSVSYQVGRTGAITPVANLKPVLLAGTIVKRASLHNEDIIKKLDLHEHDFVYVEKGGEIIPKIVGVNTEKRTSESKEIEYIKNCPECGTELVKIVDQAIHFCPNDLHCPPQVVGRMIHYVSRKALNIDNLGSETIEQLYKEKLVENPADFYTLTKEQLLPLERMAEKSAQNIITGIEKSKDIAFEKVLYGIGIKHVGETVAKKLVKNFNTIEDLKNATAEELCQVEDIGMKIAISIVDFFNNSENILMLERLKSYGVQLEKGANTNEVLSNVLEGKTFLFTGKLSLFTRESAEEMVEKHNGKNISAVSKNLNYLVVGEKAGSKLKKAQDIGTITILDEQQFLDLLS, encoded by the coding sequence ATGTCCGAAAACATTCAGCATAAAATAGTGCAACTCCGCAAAGAACTTCATCAGCATAATGAAAACTATTACCTGATGGATGAGCCCAGTATTTCTGATCTTGAGTTTGATTTATTACTAAAAGAACTTCAGGATCTGGAGGCGCAGTATCCCGAATTCTATGATGATAATTCACCAACTATTCGTGTAGGAGGTGGCGTTACAAAAATTTTTCCGACCATTCAGCATCAGTTCAGAATGTATTCTTTAGACAATTCTTACGATTTTGATGATTTGGCAGACTGGGAAAAGCGAATCATAAAAACCATCGACGAACCTGTAGAATTTGTTGCCGAGCTCAAATATGACGGTGCCTCAATTTCAATTCTTTACGAAAATGGAAAATTATCACAAGCTGTAACTCGTGGTGACGGTTTTCAGGGAGATGAAATCACGTCTAATGTGCGAACGATTTCAGATATTCCGTTAAAACTAAGCGGAGATTTCCCCGAGAGATTTTTTATGCGTGGCGAAATCTACTTAACACGAAAAAACTTCGATAAAATCAATAAACTGCGTGAAGAAGAAGGTTTAGACCCATTTATGAATCCAAGAAATACGGCAAGTGGAAGCTTAAAAATGCAGGACAGCGGTGAAGTGAGAAAACGCAGGCTGTCATCGGTACTTTATCAATTTGTTTCGGATGAAATTCCTGCTGAAACTCATTGGGAATTGCTTCATGAGGCAAAAAATTGGGGTTTTAAAATTTCAGATCAGGCAAAACTCTGCAAAAATTTAGAGGAAATTAAAGAATTTATTAATTTTTGGGACACCGAAAGGCACAATCTTCCATTTGAAATTGATGGAATTGTACTGAAAGTAAACTCAATAAAACAACAAAGACAGCTTGGCTACACCGCGAAATCGCCACGTTGGGCAATGGCGTATAAATTTAAGGCTGAAAAAGTGGAAACCGAATTGCAGAGTGTTTCTTATCAAGTGGGACGAACCGGAGCCATCACTCCTGTCGCCAACCTGAAACCAGTTTTATTAGCCGGAACAATTGTAAAAAGAGCTTCTCTGCATAACGAAGACATCATTAAAAAACTTGATTTGCATGAGCACGATTTTGTATACGTGGAAAAAGGAGGCGAAATTATTCCTAAAATTGTCGGCGTTAACACTGAAAAAAGAACATCTGAAAGCAAAGAAATTGAATATATCAAAAATTGCCCGGAATGCGGAACTGAGCTTGTAAAAATAGTGGATCAAGCCATTCATTTCTGTCCGAATGATTTACATTGTCCGCCGCAGGTTGTTGGAAGAATGATTCATTATGTTTCAAGAAAAGCCTTGAATATTGATAATCTGGGAAGTGAGACAATTGAGCAGCTTTATAAAGAAAAACTGGTTGAAAATCCTGCCGATTTTTATACTTTAACCAAAGAACAACTTCTTCCTTTGGAAAGAATGGCTGAAAAATCAGCTCAAAATATTATTACCGGAATTGAAAAATCGAAAGATATCGCTTTTGAAAAAGTTTTGTACGGAATAGGAATTAAACACGTCGGAGAAACCGTTGCTAAGAAATTGGTGAAAAACTTCAACACGATTGAAGATTTAAAAAATGCAACCGCCGAAGAACTGTGTCAGGTAGAAGATATCGGAATGAAAATCGCAATAAGCATCGTTGATTTCTTTAATAATTCTGAAAACATTCTGATGCTTGAAAGATTAAAATCTTACGGTGTTCAGCTTGAAAAGGGAGCAAATACAAATGAAGTTTTATCAAATGTTTTGGAAGGAAAAACCTTCTTATTCACCGGAAAACTCTCTCTTTTCACCAGAGAATCAGCGGAAGAAATGGTAGAAAAGCACAACGGAAAAAACATCTCCGCAGTGTCCAAAAACCTAAATTATCTTGTTGTTGGAGAAAAGGCAGGAAGCAAACTGAAGAAAGCCCAAGACATAGGGACTATTACGATTCTTGATGAGCAGCAGTTTTTGGATTTATTGTCATAA
- a CDS encoding MgtC/SapB family protein, with protein MDFLRDHSIQNELLLIFISVFLGLCIGAEREYRNKSAGLRTFILVCFGSCLFTILSVKIGIKDPDRLAANIITGIGFLGAGVIFKGDNKIDGITTATTIWATASIGMAVGSGYVYLSLLGTLLVLLILSSLTYFQNYIDHNHKIREYKIVVSNKENLDYCRELFTIHNLKFTVVKQQFSKESSSTTWLLTGKNSRHEDLIQQMMHDSKIDSFQF; from the coding sequence ATGGATTTTCTAAGAGACCACTCCATTCAAAACGAATTGCTTTTGATTTTTATTTCCGTTTTCCTCGGTCTTTGCATAGGCGCCGAGCGAGAATACAGAAATAAATCTGCAGGATTGAGAACTTTTATATTGGTTTGTTTCGGATCTTGTCTTTTCACTATTCTTTCCGTTAAAATCGGAATTAAAGATCCTGATCGTTTGGCCGCAAACATTATTACCGGGATTGGGTTTTTAGGCGCAGGAGTTATTTTTAAAGGAGACAATAAAATCGACGGTATCACCACTGCCACAACGATTTGGGCAACTGCATCTATCGGTATGGCTGTCGGTTCAGGATACGTTTATCTGTCGTTGTTGGGCACTTTACTGGTTTTGCTTATTTTAAGTTCACTCACCTATTTTCAAAATTATATTGATCACAATCATAAAATCCGTGAATATAAAATTGTAGTCTCCAACAAGGAAAATCTTGATTATTGCCGGGAATTATTTACAATTCACAATTTAAAATTCACTGTAGTCAAACAGCAGTTTTCAAAAGAATCATCCAGCACAACCTGGCTTCTTACCGGGAAAAACAGCCGTCATGAAGATCTTATACAGCAGATGATGCATGATTCTAAGATTGATTCTTTTCAATTTTAA
- a CDS encoding S46 family peptidase has product MIKRNILIASAFFSFSWGIAQQYGGMWIPTELNEKEMKDLGMKISAKDIFNTQKPSIKDAVVQFNGGCTAEIISPKGLLLTNHHCGYGQIQAHSTVQNDLLSNGFWAKDMSTELPNPGVTVDFIVDIKDVSAQILEDTENLQEPELAKQIAKNIEIYKNSQKIENYQSISVKPMYYGNKFYAYVIETYKDVRLVGAPPQSIGKFGSDTDNWVWPRHTGDFSMFRIYADKNNKPAEYSKDNIPYVPKHYLPVSIKDKAENDFTFVFGFPGRTTEYLPAIAVEKIMKEIDPARIAVRDVALKTLDEKMRADDATRIKYASKFASVANYWKKWIGEVEGLKKSNAVQKKVMYEGSLVAKNHEVKATLDQLNKLYNDQAPYALNNAYYSEVVRNAETFALANMYSNYITSVEAGRMDEKGITAFKNKLTSFYKDYSAELDSKVTAKLLALYANKTDAQFLPAGFDKYKNEAQNIANFEELSKNSVITGRSQVNGAALNGDIEKAFSNQDKLIKTIKKDPVYQLFMSIKDTYMKTADPQFTSLQTKIDALQKTYMAQQMATDKDRKFFPDANSTLRVTYGKVKGSTPKDAVTYDYQTHLAGVMEKYVPGDYEFDVPQKLIDLYNKKDYGNYKDKSGDVPVGFTATNHTTGGNSGSPALDAHGNLVGLNFDRQWEGTMSDINYDPRFSRNIMVDTKYILFIIDKFADSKWLIDEMKIVK; this is encoded by the coding sequence ATGATAAAACGTAATATTCTTATTGCTTCTGCTTTCTTCAGTTTCTCTTGGGGAATCGCTCAGCAATACGGCGGAATGTGGATTCCTACGGAGCTCAATGAAAAGGAAATGAAAGATCTTGGGATGAAAATTTCTGCTAAAGATATTTTTAATACACAGAAACCAAGTATCAAAGATGCTGTGGTACAGTTCAACGGTGGCTGTACAGCCGAAATCATCTCACCAAAAGGATTATTACTTACCAATCATCACTGTGGTTACGGACAGATTCAGGCGCATTCTACAGTGCAGAATGATCTTCTTTCAAACGGATTCTGGGCAAAAGACATGTCTACAGAACTTCCAAATCCGGGTGTAACCGTTGATTTCATTGTTGATATTAAAGATGTTTCTGCTCAGATTTTAGAAGATACAGAGAATCTTCAGGAGCCGGAATTAGCAAAACAAATCGCCAAAAATATTGAGATTTATAAAAATTCTCAGAAAATAGAGAATTATCAGTCGATTTCTGTAAAACCAATGTACTACGGAAATAAGTTTTATGCTTATGTAATCGAAACATATAAAGACGTACGTTTGGTGGGTGCACCGCCTCAAAGCATCGGAAAATTCGGAAGTGATACAGATAACTGGGTTTGGCCGAGACATACGGGAGACTTCTCGATGTTCAGAATTTATGCTGATAAAAACAACAAGCCGGCAGAATATTCTAAAGACAACATTCCTTACGTTCCGAAACATTACCTTCCTGTTTCAATCAAAGATAAGGCAGAGAATGACTTCACGTTTGTATTCGGATTTCCGGGAAGAACAACAGAATATCTTCCGGCAATTGCAGTAGAAAAAATCATGAAAGAGATTGATCCTGCAAGAATTGCCGTACGAGACGTTGCATTGAAAACATTAGACGAAAAAATGCGTGCTGACGACGCCACAAGAATTAAATATGCTTCTAAATTCGCATCTGTAGCCAACTATTGGAAAAAATGGATCGGTGAAGTAGAAGGTCTTAAAAAGTCTAATGCTGTACAGAAAAAAGTAATGTATGAAGGTTCTTTAGTTGCTAAAAATCATGAAGTAAAAGCAACTTTAGACCAATTGAATAAACTGTATAACGACCAGGCGCCTTATGCCTTAAACAATGCGTATTACAGCGAAGTTGTAAGAAATGCAGAAACGTTTGCGTTGGCAAATATGTATTCCAATTATATTACTTCTGTAGAAGCCGGAAGAATGGATGAAAAAGGAATTACTGCTTTTAAAAACAAACTAACTTCTTTCTACAAAGATTACAGCGCTGAACTGGATTCTAAAGTTACCGCTAAACTTTTAGCATTATATGCTAATAAAACGGATGCTCAGTTTTTGCCAGCCGGTTTTGATAAATATAAAAATGAAGCTCAGAATATTGCAAATTTTGAAGAATTATCAAAAAATTCTGTTATTACAGGAAGAAGCCAGGTGAATGGTGCTGCTCTTAACGGAGATATTGAAAAAGCTTTTTCAAATCAGGATAAACTGATTAAAACTATTAAAAAAGATCCGGTTTATCAGTTATTTATGAGCATTAAAGATACTTATATGAAAACTGCCGATCCGCAATTTACCAGTTTACAGACTAAGATCGATGCCTTGCAAAAGACTTATATGGCGCAGCAAATGGCTACTGATAAAGACAGAAAATTTTTCCCGGATGCCAATTCTACGCTTCGTGTAACGTACGGAAAAGTAAAAGGATCTACTCCAAAAGATGCGGTAACTTATGATTACCAAACGCATTTAGCCGGAGTTATGGAGAAATATGTTCCCGGAGATTATGAATTTGATGTTCCGCAAAAGCTGATTGATCTTTACAACAAAAAAGATTACGGAAATTACAAAGATAAAAGTGGAGATGTTCCTGTAGGATTTACAGCAACCAACCACACAACTGGCGGAAATTCCGGAAGCCCTGCTTTGGATGCACACGGAAATCTTGTTGGTTTGAATTTTGACAGACAGTGGGAAGGAACGATGAGTGACATCAATTACGATCCTCGTTTCAGCAGAAACATCATGGTAGATACGAAATACATTCTTTTCATTATTGATAAATTTGCCGATTCGAAATGGCTGATTGATGAGATGAAAATTGTAAAATAA